In Hirundo rustica isolate bHirRus1 chromosome 4, bHirRus1.pri.v3, whole genome shotgun sequence, a genomic segment contains:
- the ATXN7L1 gene encoding ataxin-7-like protein 1 isoform X4, whose product MCKPSPSPASPACNSRTSLVQMKPKSCISGHNPVSSNSKPFKTPKDNLLTSSSKQHTVFPSKVSRDKPCVPVPVVSLEKIPNLVKADGANVKMNSATTTTITSSSASSSTIPAPTLVKSGLTSKSVPPSPEKILNGRGIVVPSIDKKHQNGTKSSNKPYKRLSEREFDPNKHCGVLDPETKKPCTRSLTCKTHSLNHRRAVPGRKKQFDILLAEHKARSREKEVAKDKEHPPSARESYQSQPTPAQDSLSGSSVNSGQESKVTSPAKSRPPNSVLPRPSSANSINSNSSSNHSGYVPELPLPSMGGDITSRLSSDEGEADGAEESEKLDCHFSGHHPRPLGFCSYGSRLMGRGYYVFDRRWDHFRFALNSMVEKHLNSQMWKKIPPAADSPMPSPAAHVSTPFPASVLQPFSNPSAVYIPSTPISSRITSSYIMTSAMLSNAAFVTTAETNSIMSHTTAFPHVAASLSIMDSTFKAPSAVSPVPAVIPSPSHKPSKTKTSKSSKVKDLSSRSDESSSNKKKKPQSSSSSSSSSSLSLQTSSSSSFSGSHKKNCVLNPSSTLNSYQATSSYNSVSVHNTNNGTSPLSAKSEPSGRTSLSSSSTDSVKHMSMVVSSIDSSNLSVSSLVHHSGDHSLGAHNAVSSLPLSFDKSEGKKRKNSSSSSKACKITKMPGMNSVHRKSTANLISAVPDPTSSSISRQIGKNSSVALSQSSPSSTSNPVHNRQKTSNRTGRIRTLP is encoded by the exons CGTTCCTGTTCCAGTAGTCAGTCTAGAGAAAATTCCTAACCTAGTGAAGGCAGATGGTGCCAATGTTAAAATGAATTCTGCAACCACTACCACCATCACTTCCTCCTCAGCTTCTTCATCCACCATACCTGCTCCAACTTTGGTTAAATCTGGTTTGACATCCAAGTCAGTGCCACCATCACCAGAAAAGATTCTGAATGGCAGAGGAATTGTAGTTCCATCAATAGACAAGAAACACCAAAATGGCACTAAAAGCAGTAACAAGCCTTACAAAAGACTTTCAG AAAGAGAATTTGACCCAAATAAGCACTGTGGAGTACTGGATCCTGAAACAAAGAAACCTTGCACAAGATCGCTCACCTGCAAG ACTCATTCACTTAATCATCGACGAGCAGTTCCAGGCCGTAAAAAACAGTTTGACATCCTTCTAGCTGAACACAAAGCTCGATCCAGGGAAAAAGAAGTCGCAAAAGACAAAGAGCATCCACCGTCTGCAAGGGAGAGCTATCAGAGCCAGCCCACACCAGCACAAGACTCTCTGTCAGGATCCTCAGTGAACTCTGGGCAAGAATCTAAAGTAACATCTCCTGCAAAATCTAGGCCACCAAATTCTGTACTTCCAAG ACCTTCATCTGCAAATAGCATAAACAGCAACAGTTCTTCAAACCACAGTGGGTACGTACCAGAACTGCCACTGCCTTCCATGGGAGGAGATATCACAAGCAGATTGTCCAGTGATGAAGGAGAAGCGGATGGAGCTGAAGAATCTGAGAAATTAGACTGTCATTTTTCTGGACATCATCCCAGACCTCTTGGG TTCTGTTCCTATGGCAGTCGCTTAATGGGAAGAGGGTACTATGTCTTTGACAGAAGATGGGACCATTTTCGATTCGCACTGAACTCCATGGTAGAAAAACACTTGAACTCACAGATGTGGAA GAAAATCCCTCCTGCGGCAGACAGTCCCAtgccttctccagcagcacacGTCTCCACTCCTTTTCCAGCATCAGTCTTACAGCCCTTCAGCAACCCCAGTGCGGTGTATATTCCTTCAACACCTATCAGTTCAAGAATCACTTCTTCTTACATAATGACGTCCGCCATGTTATCAAATGCAGCCTTTGTGACAACGGCAGAGACAAATTCCATTATGTCACACACCACAGCTTTTCCGCACGTGGCTGCGAGCCTAAGTATCATGGACTCAACTTTCAAGGCGCCATCAGCTGTGTCACCAGTGCCAGCAGTCatcccttccccatcccacaagccatccaaaaccaaaaccagcaaatcCTCAAAAGTGAAAGACCTCTCGTCTCGAAGCGATGAGTCTTCaagtaacaaaaagaaaaagccgcAGTCGTCGTCTTCATCGTCGTCATCATCCTCGTTATCTTTGCAGACATCTTCCTCATCTTCATTTTCAGGGTCCCACAAAAAGAACTGCGTCCTGAATCCCAGTTCAACGTTGAACTCCTATCAGGCGACATCCTCCTACAACAGTGTGTCTGTGCACAATACCAATAATGGAACAAGCCCACTCAGTGCCAAATCGGAGCCCTCAGGACGGACTTCATTGTCAAGTAGTTCAACAGACTCAGTGAAACACATGAGCATGGTAGTGAGCAGTATTGACTCTTCTAATCTGTCTGTATCTTCTCTCGTGCACCACTCAGGGGACCACTCCCTGGGAGCACATAATGCAGTGTCTTCTCTACCCCTTTCTTTTGacaaatcagaaggaaaaaaacgTAAAAACTCTAGTTCTAGTAGCAAAGCCTGTAAAATCACTAAAATGCCTGGTATGAATAGTGTTCATAGAAAGAGCACTGCCAACCTTATTTCTGCGGTGCCAGATCCTACAAGCAGCTCCATCTCTCGGCAG ATTGGAAAAAATAGCAGTGTAGCTTTGTCACAATCCAGTCCTTCGAGTACATCAAACCCAGTACACAACAGACAA AAGACATCAAACCGGACTGGTAGAATAAGGACTCTTCCATAA